TATGACATTtgctgatgttttttttttaatttattgtGGTTGATTTCAGCTGGGACGACTGGGTCCTCTGCAGGATCCACAAGAAGAGCAACAATTTTCAGTTGTCTGATCAGGACCAGGAAGGCTCCACTGTGGAGGAAGAATCCCTCAACAACAAGATGAATGGCACAATTACAGCCTCGCCCAAGTCTGAAGCCAATAATGATGGTCATGATCATCAGTTCCATCCGACGACGATGGCCATGAACAAATCATACTCAATCACCGATCTCCTCAACACCATCGACTACTCGGCGCTCTCGCAGCTCCTCGATGCCCCAGCTGAACCTGAACCACCGCTAATCTACCCAACAACAACACAAACACATCACGAAGCACTACTTAACTATAACAACAACGTGAACAATAGCCACTTCAATATGCCACAAGTAGACGCATATTCAGATCATGTTGCGACTAATTGCAACGGTCTGAAGAGGAAGCGAGTGATGACTATGGATGGTGCTGAATCCTCCTTCGACGATGATGGCAGCAGTAACTTCAGTAGAAAACTACTGAAGCTGCCAAGTGATTCACGGAGCAGCAGCCACAGCCATTTTGGCAGCACGACGAGCAGCTACTGCAACCAGCAGCTTGTGGACACGAGTGGTTTTCAGCACAGCAGCCTGCTGAGCTATCCATTCCTCGAGATGCAGTAGTATCTATGTAGTATTACACCGAGAGCTTGGTGTGAATGAATTCATACAGCTGAAACTTCGACTGGGTCAAATTAAACAAACTGAGCTGAGGGGTGGTGCTTGCTTGTGGCCGGAACAATTCAAAatttctggagcatttcgtttTCATTTTCATGTAAAATTAAAGGTTGTAAATTAGGGAGGTGTACTACTGAAAGTCACGTGTGAATCAATGAAAGATGACCACGTTCGTTTCTTGTACTATTTGGCATGTGCTCTGTTGGTGTCCTTATCCAGTCGGAAAGGGTTAGATGTACAGATGAATCGGGACACTTGCTTGCTGTTCTATAGGAATGGAATATACCTTTTCTGCTTCCTGCTGATCCCGTTGTACGTAGACCTTACTTGTCGTTGTGCCGTTGATGCATGCTAGCTAGGTTATCTTGACGTGTAGCTTAGTCATACTACTCTGATCCATACGCGTGCCTGGTGTCTTCGGTCATTCCACATCACAAAACATTCTTGCTCATTTCTGTCAGTGAAACAACCAAGCAGGTCGATCGATCCAAGAGACAAATTAAATACTTGAGGACAAATGGATCACTATATTCAACCTCTTGTTGGGATTAGATAGCTCCATAATTCAACGTTGAAGAAGAAGTAgatgcatgcatcatgcatgcttggccacacacacacacacacacacatcatcCAATGAGCATGCATGCGTGCATGCGTTGGTGGACCAATGCAATGGCAAAACGCCATCACCGGAGCTACTGCTAGTTTAAAGGCCGCAGGACACCAGAAAGacaacgacggcggcggcgcacgttgATCGATCGAATACCACTTGCATTGGTTATTATTTATTCACATATAAGCGTGCACACTTGGTTGGTGATGGTCCACATATGACATGCTCCATCAGTTAGATAAGCCCTACTAAGTTGATTAATCCTAATTCCTACCCCATTTGGTTAAGAAAGTCGCCTCATTGGAGACAGCCATTTGTTTATGGTTTAGCTTGTAGCTACCTCTTTCAAACCATCGTACCACATGACAAGAAGATAATGCAAACAATGTCATAGCTAACTTttggagctcatggacttcctCTAAACCATGCTTTGAAGCAATCACGAAGACATTAAACTAGCCGCAGCATGAAGTCACATGTTAAAGAGCCTAACCATGTACGATTGGTGCTTTGATTCTTCTTTAATCCTACTAGTGCTTGGAGAGGATGATAGTCTAGTAGCTAGAAAGAGCTGATGACTGATGAGAGTAGATAAGAGAGAGGGTCCGATTAACTAAGTCATGCCGTAAGCATATGCGTGCGTATCATAAATTATACCTAAGAATATGCTTAATAAGAAAAAGTTAAGATTCAGGGTTTTGGGAGCTTACTAGGATCTCTGTAGTGCTCTACTATGTCAAAAGGCTAGCTGAAGCCTTTGCCTTATCCATGAATCATGATGTATAGATAGATGACATGCACGTACAGGCAGTTGATTCCTTTTCTAGAATGAGCTATCTAGCCACTAGCCATGCGTTAATAATTGGTTGATCAGAGTGACGTGAATGGACACAGGTGTTCTGATCCTGAATGGGCTGAATCAGCTTGGAGTAATCATTATGCATGCTGCATGGTGAATCACATGATGCatacaaaatgtcagtttgaGTAACCCGGGCCAAAACCTCAGATGGGCCATAAAGCCCAAGACGAGGAGTTCCAGGCCACAAATAGGCTGTTTGGGCCGAAATTTTGCTTTCCCTCCGATCTACCGTCACTCTTTATATGATCATCATCTGTTCCGTCATTTTTTTTGAGGGATCAACGGAGGGGGAGAGGCCCCCCACCTGATTCATTCATTTAATATTTGGCCTTTAATGACCAGATAGTAGCAGACATTACATTTGTGGTTTGGGCTTACATTGCCAAAGAAAATAAAGAGCACCAATGGGCAGCAATATTTCTCTCGCCGCACGGCAGGCGGCAGCTCCACAGTCGAGCTTCGTTCTTGCACGCTTGCAGTGTCTGCCGCAGCGACATGCTTTCTTGACGGAAGGTGATCCCGTTCCTTCTCTTCCAGAGATGCCAACAACATAATAGGACGAAGGTGTCAAAGTGGCTGCCCGCAATGGAAGCTGGGCGGGGCAGTTGATGAATGTCACGAGCCTCGAAGTCATCTGGAATGTCAAACCCAAGGGATCTCCAAAAAGAAGCCGCAAAGGAACAGTGGAGAATCAGATGTGATGTCGTTTCAGGCTGTCCCCCACACAGCTCGCAGGTACTGTCCATTAAGATCCTTCTCTTCAGTAGATTCTCCTTGCACTGGATCTGCCCGTGCACAAGCAGCCAGGCAAAAAATTGTACTCGTGGTGGTGCACAGCTACTCCAGAATTTACTGACTGTGGTTCCGGCCGGGGCACTCATGGACTTGAGCAGGGCATAGAGATCTCTAGTGTGTAGCTTCCCATCGTGATCAGCAAACGGAGAGTACCTCTTGTCAAACGTGGCCGTGAGAGTGACCTGGGATAGCAGCGCTTCCACCAGGGCCAGTTCACCAAGTGCCTCAGTAGTGACCCGTGGAGCAAGGTGGCGGCGCAGGCCGCCGATGACGATATCAGAGACAGACTGATCAGTGTGCTTGCAGTGGCTCtggagaagatggaactgcTCAGATAGGCATTCCTCCCCCAGCCAGATATCATGCCAAAAAGATGTAGACTGGCCGTCCCCCACAACCACTGTCGTGATGGCCTGGTATAGAGGTAGTAAGCTTCGCATAGTGTCCTAGTGCGCACCTTGAATGTCCCCTTTCAGATTAGCCAAGCTGACATTGCGCCGTACCCAAGCAGCCCATGACGACTGTTCTCCTGCGTGAAGCTTGTGTAACAGTTTCAGAAGCAAGCATGTGTTCTGAATGGAAAGGTCCTTCATCCCTAGGCCCCCATCCTCACGGCGTTGGCGGACCTGATCCCAGGCAATCAGACAGTTGGAGCCGCGTGCATCGCTTTCGCCTGTCCAAAGAAAGCTGCGTCGCCGCTTATCAACTTTGGCGATCACTCCAGGGGGTAGCGACACTGCCATCATGATGTAGGATAGATGTCCATCCAGAACTGCATTAATCAGGATTGACCGACCCATTGGGTTGAGAAAGAAAGCCTGCCAGCCGGCTAGATATCTATCTGTTCTGCTGATGTAGGGATCAAACGCTGACAGTTTGAGTTTATCACATGTCAAGGGAAGTCCGAGGTACGTCTGCGGGAACCCCTCCCTGCGGCAACCCAAGACACTGATGCATTGCGGCACAATCGCTTCATCCATATGCAAGGGAACAGTTGTACTCTTGTGATAGTTAATGTGGAGCCCCGTAGCAGCCGAGAACTGATCAAGCACAAGTTTCAGGTGTTCCACATCCCCAAGCTCTCCTCTGAGCAGTATAAGGGTGTCGTCAGCGTATTTCAAAATAGAGCATGAAGCTTGAGGATCCAAAGGGTTGCGTACTGTGTTGTGCTTGATGAGCGCCTGGAGGACATCAGCCACAAGCAAGAATAAGTATGGCGACATGGGGTCGCCTTGGCGTAATCCTCTCTTGCAGGTGAGCCACGGACCAGGGCATCTGTTGACCAGAACAGCTGTGTGCGAGGTCTCCAGCAGCAACCGGACCCAGGAGCACCACTGCGGCTGAAATCCCCGTGATCACATCACTTGCATGAGACAATCCCAATTTACAGTATCAAATGCTTTGGCAAAATCAAGTTTGAGAACCAGTGTTGGTACCTTCCTTTTGTTGCAAACCTGTAACATTTCTGCGACATACACAAAATTTTCAGCAATTGATCTCTCACTGTAGCTGCGTAGTCAGCAGCTTGGCCGCGATCTTGACACTACAATTCTGAAGACATATCGGGCGAAAGGCATCCACTGTTACAGCCCCTGGCTTCTTCGGCAACAACACCGTATAGGAACGGTTCACTCTGTCCAATTGCACACTGCCATCATAGAATGCATGTAAGAAAGCCATGACATCCTCCCTGACTGTTTCCCAAGCGGCCACATAAAAGCCCAGGCCAAAGCCATCCGTACCCAGGGCGCTGCAGCGGTTCATGGAGCGAACGGCATGCAGCGCCTCCTCTGCCGTGAAGCTTTCAGTTAACCGTGC
This genomic interval from Panicum virgatum strain AP13 chromosome 8K, P.virgatum_v5, whole genome shotgun sequence contains the following:
- the LOC120646016 gene encoding NAC transcription factor 29-like, which gives rise to MTSSTRLPNLPAGFRFHPTDEELIVHYLMNQASSIPCPVPIIAEVNIYQCNPWDLPAKALFGENEWYFFSPRDRKYPNGARPNRAAGSGYWKATGTDKAILLTPTSENIGVKKALVFYGGKPPKGVKTDWIMHEYRLTGANKNTKRRGSSMRVDDWVLCRIHKKSNNFQLSDQDQEGSTVEEESLNNKMNGTITASPKSEANNDGHDHQFHPTTMAMNKSYSITDLLNTIDYSALSQLLDAPAEPEPPLIYPTTTQTHHEALLNYNNNVNNSHFNMPQVDAYSDHVATNCNGLKRKRVMTMDGAESSFDDDGSSNFSRKLLKLPSDSRSSSHSHFGSTTSSYCNQQLVDTSGFQHSSLLSYPFLEMQ
- the LOC120646467 gene encoding uncharacterized protein LOC120646467, producing MRSLLPLYQAITTVVVGDGQSTSFWHDIWLGEECLSEQFHLLQSHCKHTDQSVSDIVIGGLRRHLAPRVTTEALGELALVEALLSQVTLTATFDKRYSPFADHDGKLHTRDLYALLKSMSAPAGTTVSKFWSSCAPPRVQFFAWLLVHGQIQCKENLLKRRILMDSTCELCGGQPETTSHLILHCSFAASFWRSLGFDIPDDFEARDIHQLPRPASIAGSHFDTFVLLCCWHLWKRRNGITFRQESMSLRQTLQACKNEARLWSCRLPCGERNIAAHWCSLFSLAM